The following are encoded together in the Pectobacterium wasabiae CFBP 3304 genome:
- the helD gene encoding DNA helicase IV, with protein MELKSTSLGKHLAQHPYNRVRLLNAGVEVSGDKHEYLIPFNQLLSIHCKRGLVWGELEFELPAGKVVRLHGTEWQETQAFYRHLLKSWLGWSEEMSLISAEVLLRQMDSIHMLAQQDKWFSRQALSALQGTIRDSLASLPLPVARLETFDNCRDSYQHCLRWLEQGDELRTAANQAWMDRTLAAEQPFFETVESSSLNVSQSKAVINGEEGVLVLAGAGSGKTSVLVARAAWLMHRQEATPDQILLLAFGRKAAEEMNERIHERLNTDEIQAKTFHALALHIIQQVSRKAPMISQLESDAKQRRELLISHWQQQCAEKKTQANGWRRWLTEELEWDVPEGDFWNDLTLAGRLAGRLERWLGLMRMHGGSQSEMVEQAPESIRAEFQQRIRLMAPLLKAWKKALKDENAVDFSGLIHQAVNLLDKGRFVSPWKHILVDEFQDISPQRASLLAALRRQNSRTCLFAVGDDWQAIYRFSGAELALTTAFEQHFGVGEQCALDTTYRFNERIGEIANTFIQQNPYQLKKPLNSLSKGDKKAVTILPQDQFESLLDKLSGFAKADERILVLARYHHLRPAILEKAATKWPNLHIDFMTVHASKGQQAEYVIIVGLHEGKDGFPAPARESVIEAVLLPEPENFPDAEERRLLYVALTRAKHRVWLLQDVANPSVFVESLRRLGVPAQRKPG; from the coding sequence ATGGAACTGAAATCTACCTCGTTAGGTAAACATCTGGCTCAGCATCCTTACAACCGGGTGCGGTTACTGAATGCCGGTGTCGAAGTGAGCGGCGATAAGCATGAATACCTGATTCCTTTTAATCAGTTGCTGAGTATTCACTGTAAAAGAGGGCTGGTGTGGGGTGAGCTAGAATTTGAATTGCCCGCCGGAAAAGTGGTGCGTTTGCACGGCACGGAGTGGCAGGAAACGCAGGCTTTTTACCGCCATCTTCTCAAATCCTGGCTTGGTTGGAGCGAGGAGATGAGTCTGATCAGTGCCGAGGTTTTGCTGCGTCAAATGGACAGCATTCATATGCTGGCGCAGCAGGATAAATGGTTTAGTCGTCAGGCACTGTCAGCGTTGCAGGGCACTATTCGTGATTCTCTAGCGTCTCTACCTCTCCCTGTTGCGCGTCTTGAAACTTTCGATAACTGCCGTGATAGCTACCAACATTGCCTGCGTTGGCTTGAGCAAGGTGACGAGTTGCGTACTGCGGCGAATCAGGCATGGATGGATCGCACGCTGGCGGCAGAGCAACCTTTCTTTGAAACGGTAGAGAGTTCGTCATTAAATGTGTCTCAGAGTAAAGCCGTGATTAATGGCGAAGAGGGCGTACTGGTGCTGGCGGGGGCTGGCAGCGGTAAGACTTCCGTGCTGGTGGCTCGTGCAGCCTGGTTAATGCATCGTCAAGAAGCGACGCCCGATCAAATTTTGCTGTTGGCATTTGGTCGTAAAGCGGCAGAAGAGATGAATGAACGCATTCATGAGCGGCTCAATACTGATGAAATTCAGGCTAAGACATTCCATGCGCTGGCATTGCACATCATTCAGCAGGTTAGCCGCAAGGCCCCGATGATAAGCCAGCTTGAAAGTGATGCGAAACAGCGCCGTGAACTGTTGATTTCTCATTGGCAACAGCAATGCGCTGAGAAAAAAACGCAGGCTAACGGATGGCGACGTTGGTTAACGGAAGAGCTGGAGTGGGATGTACCAGAAGGCGATTTCTGGAACGATTTGACGTTGGCTGGGCGGTTGGCTGGGCGGCTTGAGCGCTGGTTGGGATTGATGCGTATGCACGGTGGTAGCCAAAGCGAAATGGTTGAACAAGCGCCAGAATCGATTAGGGCTGAATTTCAGCAACGTATTCGCCTGATGGCACCGTTATTGAAAGCCTGGAAAAAAGCGCTTAAGGATGAAAACGCGGTCGACTTCTCTGGCCTCATCCATCAGGCCGTGAACTTGCTGGATAAAGGACGTTTTGTCAGCCCTTGGAAACATATTCTGGTCGATGAATTTCAGGATATTTCGCCACAGCGTGCGAGTTTGCTTGCTGCGCTGCGGCGACAAAATAGCCGTACCTGCCTTTTTGCCGTGGGAGATGACTGGCAGGCAATTTATCGTTTCAGCGGCGCGGAGTTGGCGTTAACGACGGCATTTGAACAGCATTTTGGCGTAGGCGAACAGTGTGCGCTAGATACGACCTATCGCTTTAATGAACGCATTGGTGAGATTGCCAACACGTTCATACAGCAAAACCCGTATCAGCTAAAGAAGCCGCTTAATAGCTTGAGCAAGGGGGATAAAAAAGCGGTGACTATCCTGCCTCAGGATCAGTTTGAATCACTCTTGGATAAGCTGAGCGGTTTTGCTAAAGCTGATGAGCGCATTCTCGTGCTTGCCCGCTATCACCATTTACGCCCTGCTATTTTAGAGAAGGCGGCGACCAAATGGCCGAATTTACACATTGATTTCATGACGGTGCATGCCAGTAAAGGGCAACAGGCTGAGTATGTCATTATCGTAGGACTGCATGAAGGCAAAGATGGTTTCCCGGCTCCTGCAAGAGAATCGGTGATTGAGGCGGTACTGCTACCTGAACCTGAAAATTTTCCCGACGCGGAAGAGCGTCGCTTGCTGTATGTCGCGTTGACGAGGGCAAAGCATCGCGTCTGGCTGTTACAGGACGTGGCTAACCCTTCAGTGTTTGTTGAATCTCTTCGGCGTTTAGGCGTGCCAGCGCAGCGTAAGCCAGGATAA